In Cyanobium sp. Tous-M-B4, a single genomic region encodes these proteins:
- the htpG gene encoding molecular chaperone HtpG yields MTVLEQGQIQIHTENIFPIIKKAVYSGHEVFLRELVSNGVDAISKRRMAAMAGDCSEGPEAKISIRIDREAKTLTISDNGIGMNVDEVKRYINQVAFSSAEDFLEKYKQENDAIIGHFGLGFYSSFMVAKQVELVSLSASAGAEAVRWSCDGSPNFSLEQAERSEPGTDVILHLMEEELEYIEPARIRTLITTYCDFLPVEVQLEGETVNKREAPWRKSPRDLSDNDYIELYRYLYPFQGDPLLWVHLNTDYPYNLQGILFFPKSTGRADWEKGEIKLYCNNVFVSDSIKEVVPRYLLPLRGVIDSPDIPLNVSRSALQTDRRVRSIGGFVAKKVGDRLKELHRDDPKRYAESWESLAPFIKIGAMEDEKFADQVADLVLFGTSALPTEQEPGEGESIDPIPGEGGKAYTTLAGYRTRLDAANDKRILYCTDEAGQAGALALWKSQGAEVLLADTFIDTQFIPWLEYRHEELKFQRVDSELDESLQEKESEISDADGKDNSEKLRDLFKAALANDKVTIQVQALKGDNAPAALILLPEQMRRINDMGALMEQRLPGLPDHHVLLVNRKHPLVEGLLKLSAGSVITTGGSGGSSPSQQLADDLGRHVYELARLAVGGLEPNELAGFQQRSSTLMGQLMQRGL; encoded by the coding sequence ATGACGGTGCTGGAACAGGGCCAGATTCAGATCCACACCGAAAACATCTTTCCAATCATCAAAAAGGCCGTCTACAGCGGCCATGAGGTGTTTCTGAGGGAGCTGGTGAGCAATGGCGTGGATGCCATTAGCAAGCGGCGCATGGCGGCTATGGCTGGCGACTGCAGCGAAGGGCCTGAAGCCAAGATTTCGATCCGTATCGACCGCGAGGCCAAAACCCTCACCATCTCCGACAACGGCATCGGCATGAATGTCGATGAGGTGAAGCGCTACATCAACCAGGTGGCCTTTTCCAGCGCCGAAGACTTCCTCGAGAAATACAAGCAAGAAAACGACGCGATCATCGGCCACTTCGGCCTGGGCTTCTATTCCAGCTTCATGGTGGCTAAGCAGGTGGAGCTGGTGAGCCTCTCGGCCAGCGCTGGCGCTGAGGCGGTGCGCTGGAGCTGTGATGGCTCCCCCAACTTCAGCCTGGAGCAGGCCGAGCGCAGCGAGCCCGGCACCGACGTGATCCTGCACCTGATGGAGGAAGAGCTCGAATACATCGAGCCGGCCCGCATCCGCACCTTAATAACCACCTACTGCGACTTCCTGCCGGTGGAAGTGCAGCTGGAAGGCGAAACCGTTAATAAGCGCGAAGCCCCTTGGCGCAAGAGCCCAAGGGATCTCAGCGACAACGACTACATCGAGCTCTACCGCTACCTCTACCCCTTCCAGGGCGATCCCCTGCTGTGGGTGCACCTCAACACCGACTACCCCTACAACCTGCAGGGCATCCTGTTTTTCCCTAAATCCACTGGCCGGGCCGACTGGGAGAAGGGCGAGATCAAGCTCTACTGCAACAACGTGTTCGTGAGCGATTCGATCAAGGAGGTAGTGCCCCGCTACCTGCTGCCCCTGCGCGGCGTGATCGATTCGCCCGACATCCCCCTGAACGTGAGCCGCTCCGCTCTGCAAACCGACCGGCGAGTGCGCTCGATCGGCGGCTTCGTGGCCAAGAAGGTGGGCGACCGGCTCAAGGAGCTACATCGCGACGACCCCAAGCGCTACGCCGAAAGCTGGGAGTCGCTGGCCCCCTTCATCAAGATCGGCGCCATGGAGGATGAAAAGTTCGCCGACCAGGTGGCCGATCTGGTGCTGTTTGGCACTAGTGCGTTGCCCACGGAGCAGGAGCCTGGCGAAGGCGAGAGCATTGACCCCATCCCCGGCGAAGGCGGCAAGGCCTACACCACCCTGGCTGGCTACCGCACCCGCCTGGATGCCGCCAACGACAAGCGCATCCTCTACTGCACCGATGAGGCCGGCCAGGCTGGGGCCCTTGCTTTATGGAAGAGCCAGGGGGCCGAAGTGCTGCTGGCCGACACCTTCATCGACACGCAGTTCATCCCCTGGCTGGAATACCGCCACGAGGAGCTCAAGTTCCAGCGGGTGGACAGCGAGCTGGATGAATCGCTGCAGGAGAAAGAAAGCGAGATCAGCGACGCAGACGGCAAGGACAATTCCGAAAAGCTGCGCGATTTATTCAAAGCAGCTCTGGCCAACGACAAGGTGACCATCCAGGTGCAGGCCCTCAAGGGTGACAACGCCCCCGCCGCCCTGATCCTGCTGCCGGAGCAGATGCGCCGCATCAACGACATGGGCGCCCTGATGGAGCAGCGCCTGCCGGGCCTGCCCGATCACCACGTGCTGCTGGTGAACCGCAAGCACCCCCTGGTGGAGGGCCTGCTCAAGCTCTCGGCCGGTTCGGTGATCACAACCGGTGGCAGTGGCGGCAGCTCCCCCAGCCAGCAGCTGGCCGATGATCTTGGCCGCCATGTGTATGAATTGGCCCGCCTGGCGGTGGGCGGTCTTGAGCCCAACGAGCTGGCCGGCTTCCAGCAGCGCAGCTCCACCCTGATGGGGCAGTTGATGCAGAGGGGGCTCTGA
- the rpmB gene encoding 50S ribosomal protein L28, with amino-acid sequence MSRVCQLTGKRANNGMAVSHSHVRTKKLQQVNLQERRLWWAEGNRFIKLRVSTRALKTIQKKGLGAYAKELGVNLAKI; translated from the coding sequence ATGTCCCGGGTCTGCCAGCTCACCGGCAAGCGCGCCAACAACGGCATGGCCGTCTCGCACTCCCACGTGCGCACCAAGAAGCTCCAGCAGGTAAATCTGCAAGAGCGCCGTCTTTGGTGGGCCGAAGGCAACCGCTTTATCAAGTTGCGCGTCTCCACCCGCGCTCTGAAAACCATTCAGAAGAAGGGTTTGGGCGCTTACGCCAAAGAACTGGGCGTCAACCTGGCAAAAATCTGA
- a CDS encoding peroxiredoxin, translating into MRRRAVLQGLAALLPATAGATSLLAFSRQACALGGTLPALNQSAPDFDLAGIAPAAGGEAVPTRLNLADFQGKWLVLYFYPRDFTGGCTIEARGFQKDLASFTAANAAVVGVSADDAESHADFCSSEGLAFPLLSDPAGTVSRAYGSWIAPFSQRHTFLIDPSGILRSTWVAVRPSGHSAEVLSALQQFQAS; encoded by the coding sequence ATGCGGCGTCGGGCAGTTCTGCAGGGCCTAGCTGCTCTTCTGCCCGCAACAGCGGGTGCTACAAGCCTGTTGGCATTCAGCCGACAGGCTTGTGCTTTGGGAGGCACCCTGCCCGCTCTCAACCAATCCGCCCCTGATTTCGACCTAGCAGGCATTGCGCCAGCAGCCGGTGGTGAAGCCGTGCCTACCCGGTTGAATTTGGCCGACTTCCAGGGCAAATGGTTGGTGCTCTACTTCTATCCCCGTGATTTCACCGGCGGCTGCACGATCGAAGCCCGCGGTTTTCAAAAAGACCTGGCCAGTTTCACTGCCGCCAATGCGGCCGTGGTGGGGGTGAGCGCCGATGACGCCGAATCCCACGCCGATTTCTGCAGCAGCGAAGGGCTGGCCTTTCCCTTGCTGTCAGATCCAGCTGGCACTGTGAGCCGCGCCTACGGCAGCTGGATCGCACCTTTCTCCCAGCGCCACACCTTCCTGATCGACCCCTCAGGCATATTGCGCTCCACATGGGTGGCGGTCCGTCCCAGCGGCCACAGCGCCGAAGTGCTCAGCGCCTTGCAGCAGTTTCAGGCCAGCTGA
- the csaB gene encoding polysaccharide pyruvyl transferase CsaB: protein MVATRQEISVPPRRLLLCGYYGEHNLGDDALLEVLLGQLPAGCQATVTAHDGALVRERFSVETVARRSLPLVLKALRHCDALVLGGGSLLQDSTSFKSLLYYAALIGAARLQGKPVLLWGQGLGPLQRRRSRLLVGRLLRLATAVSWRDPESAALARSLGREGPVGSDPVWALEPQPWRGRGGPLVLCFRPTRQLQGSAWKPYLAALDQLAASHDREVIWLPFHANQDRGLLEQLRSELLLPPGLAARSREVLAERPQEAMAICSGAGLVVAMRLHGLILAALSGAPCAALSYDPKVAAAAANLGCPCQSLDAAPSPAMLASWDGALDTPPPASRLLELRRQSEVHQQVFACLDPRAGL, encoded by the coding sequence GTGGTCGCAACCCGCCAGGAGATCTCGGTACCGCCGCGGCGGCTCTTGCTCTGCGGTTACTACGGCGAGCACAACCTCGGGGATGATGCCCTGCTGGAGGTGCTGCTGGGCCAGTTGCCTGCGGGTTGCCAGGCCACGGTCACAGCCCATGACGGTGCCCTGGTGCGGGAACGCTTCAGCGTGGAAACAGTTGCGCGCCGCAGCCTGCCTCTGGTGCTCAAGGCTCTGCGGCACTGTGACGCCTTGGTGCTTGGCGGCGGCAGCCTGCTGCAGGATTCCACCAGTTTCAAGAGCCTGCTTTATTACGCAGCTCTGATTGGGGCCGCCCGCTTGCAGGGCAAGCCTGTGCTGCTTTGGGGCCAGGGGCTGGGACCCCTGCAGCGGCGGCGCAGCCGCTTGCTGGTGGGCCGCCTGCTGCGCTTGGCAACGGCTGTGAGCTGGCGGGATCCGGAGTCGGCGGCTCTGGCCAGGAGCCTGGGGCGCGAGGGACCGGTGGGCAGCGATCCCGTCTGGGCCCTAGAGCCCCAGCCATGGCGAGGTAGGGGCGGCCCCCTAGTGCTTTGCTTTCGCCCCACCCGCCAGTTGCAGGGCTCAGCGTGGAAGCCCTATTTGGCAGCTCTAGATCAGTTGGCCGCCAGCCACGATCGGGAGGTGATCTGGCTGCCTTTTCACGCCAATCAGGACAGGGGCCTACTGGAGCAGCTGCGCAGCGAGCTGCTGCTGCCGCCAGGGCTGGCAGCCCGCAGTCGGGAGGTGCTGGCTGAGCGGCCCCAGGAGGCGATGGCCATATGCAGCGGCGCTGGCTTGGTGGTGGCGATGCGGCTGCACGGCCTGATCCTTGCGGCCCTCTCCGGTGCTCCCTGCGCCGCCCTCAGCTACGACCCCAAGGTGGCTGCCGCCGCCGCCAACCTGGGCTGCCCCTGTCAGAGCCTGGACGCGGCGCCATCGCCAGCAATGCTGGCCAGCTGGGATGGGGCGCTCGACACCCCGCCGCCCGCTTCCCGGTTGCTGGAGCTGCGTCGGCAGAGCGAAGTACACCAGCAAGTATTTGCATGTCTGGACCCACGGGCTGGTTTATGA
- a CDS encoding sulfotransferase domain-containing protein, translating to MSPDPQCTRRIRNHHFDSQRWNGLNPRDDDIIIASPYKSGTTWLQSIVAHLLFEGELPASLAELSPWLEANYHDLEALQQTLEQQLHRRFIKSHLPLDALPWDHQRSFLYIARDGRDVAMSLWNHYSNWSDEAHQLVNQVPNERGDTFPRPPADVHTFFDDWLQRGWLSWEQDGWPYWSFFHNVQSWWDHHQQPNILLLHYNDLKADLLAQVQRIASFLGLDPDPERLEMVCAAVDFKAMRRQSATYVPCGGRLWQGGAESFLYRGTNGRWRGVLRPEQLEAYERVSRSALSPECHRWLHRSCDQQLPTVDG from the coding sequence GTGAGCCCTGATCCTCAATGCACGCGCCGCATCCGCAATCACCACTTCGATAGCCAGCGCTGGAATGGGCTGAACCCGCGCGACGACGACATCATCATCGCCAGTCCGTACAAGAGCGGCACCACTTGGCTGCAGTCGATCGTGGCCCATCTGCTCTTTGAGGGCGAATTGCCCGCCTCGCTGGCAGAGCTCTCACCCTGGCTCGAGGCGAATTATCACGATCTTGAGGCCCTGCAGCAAACCCTTGAGCAGCAACTTCACCGCCGCTTCATCAAGAGCCATTTGCCCCTGGACGCCCTCCCCTGGGACCACCAGCGCTCGTTTTTATACATCGCCCGCGATGGACGGGATGTGGCGATGTCGCTCTGGAATCATTACTCTAACTGGAGTGATGAAGCCCACCAGCTGGTCAACCAAGTGCCCAATGAACGGGGTGATACCTTTCCGCGGCCCCCCGCCGATGTGCACACCTTCTTTGACGACTGGCTGCAGCGCGGCTGGCTGAGCTGGGAGCAGGATGGGTGGCCCTACTGGTCGTTCTTTCACAACGTGCAGTCTTGGTGGGATCACCACCAACAACCCAACATTCTCTTACTCCACTACAACGACCTCAAGGCCGATCTCCTGGCTCAGGTGCAGCGGATCGCCAGCTTCCTGGGCCTCGACCCCGACCCGGAGCGCTTAGAGATGGTGTGTGCCGCCGTCGACTTCAAAGCCATGCGGCGGCAAAGCGCCACCTATGTGCCCTGCGGCGGGCGTCTCTGGCAGGGGGGCGCCGAATCTTTCCTCTATCGGGGTACCAACGGGCGTTGGCGGGGGGTGCTGCGGCCGGAGCAGCTGGAGGCCTACGAACGGGTCAGCCGCAGTGCCCTTAGCCCCGAATGCCACCGCTGGCTCCATCGAAGCTGCGATCAACAACTGCCCACGGTGGATGGCTAG
- a CDS encoding DUF2499 domain-containing protein: MHALSLPTWWIHVTSVLEWVVAMVAVQRLGVARREGGWRWLSLAMLPALVSAMAACTWHLFDNSPNLQGLVVFQAGLTTIGNAALALAAWNLLRQQRQAAP; this comes from the coding sequence ATGCATGCCCTCTCCCTACCCACCTGGTGGATTCACGTCACCTCGGTGCTCGAGTGGGTGGTAGCGATGGTGGCAGTGCAGCGCCTGGGTGTGGCGCGTCGGGAGGGCGGTTGGCGTTGGTTGAGCCTGGCAATGTTGCCAGCCTTGGTGAGCGCCATGGCTGCCTGCACCTGGCATCTGTTTGACAACAGCCCAAACCTGCAGGGCCTGGTGGTGTTTCAGGCGGGCCTCACCACCATTGGCAACGCCGCCCTGGCTTTAGCAGCCTGGAACCTGCTGCGTCAGCAGCGGCAGGCGGCCCCATGA
- a CDS encoding DUF3593 domain-containing protein, giving the protein MSGPLGWLAGIDPTPLFVLSLLPYLAFLWWAGRIEGFPKLALRGFQFTLVFVAVTIAAAIVAQLRYGELLANVDSLHGGAESLLTISNLLVVLGFSGIGAVITAQPPRS; this is encoded by the coding sequence ATGAGCGGCCCCCTCGGCTGGCTTGCCGGCATTGACCCCACGCCATTGTTCGTGCTGTCGCTACTCCCCTATCTGGCCTTCCTTTGGTGGGCAGGGCGGATTGAGGGGTTTCCCAAGCTGGCCCTGCGGGGTTTTCAATTCACCCTGGTTTTTGTGGCCGTCACGATTGCCGCCGCCATCGTGGCCCAACTGCGCTACGGCGAGCTGCTGGCCAATGTGGATTCCCTGCATGGGGGAGCTGAATCGCTGCTCACGATCTCCAACCTGCTGGTGGTGCTCGGCTTCAGCGGTATTGGCGCCGTAATCACGGCCCAACCGCCCCGATCCTGA
- a CDS encoding ABC transporter substrate-binding protein — translation MLWLLAIAVSLAAGPSQAAPVLRVGVADGSQPCSYRQRGSWSGMAVELWQQVADQEQIPYVLVPADNTTELLAATKRNELDVAIGCITISPERIRQNRFSLPFQESGLGVMVKRNQLELGSSLLRSLLAPDLIRLLLAYVLLIGLLSVAVWQVERNGSKPSSWEIGPRRAFALIFQVLATGPGTNTVVVSTRGHTFVFMAYLVRIITASLLVSYVTLNVVRRNQELASRNIRSLNDLAGQRVAVRRGTVSDDLLQKLNDSGLQPPIQLRELDQVIRTDSLLGADAVDAVLADDIQLDFLLQQLPHKRYGLTLRNLNPQSQAFALSPGISEDLETRINEALGRLKRDGEVTRLRQQAMNKS, via the coding sequence ATGCTCTGGCTCCTGGCGATCGCCGTCAGCCTGGCCGCTGGGCCCAGCCAGGCTGCACCCGTATTAAGGGTCGGTGTAGCCGATGGCTCCCAGCCCTGCTCCTATCGCCAGCGGGGCAGCTGGAGTGGCATGGCCGTGGAACTGTGGCAACAGGTCGCCGACCAGGAGCAGATCCCCTATGTACTGGTGCCAGCTGACAACACAACCGAGCTGCTGGCGGCCACCAAGCGCAACGAACTGGACGTCGCGATCGGCTGCATCACCATCTCACCAGAACGCATCCGCCAGAACCGTTTCAGCCTGCCCTTTCAGGAATCGGGCTTGGGGGTGATGGTCAAGCGCAACCAGCTGGAGCTCGGCAGTTCCCTGCTGCGCAGCCTGCTGGCTCCTGATCTGATCAGGCTGCTGCTGGCCTACGTGCTGCTGATAGGCCTGCTGAGCGTGGCTGTCTGGCAGGTGGAGCGCAACGGCAGCAAACCCAGTAGTTGGGAGATCGGGCCGCGACGCGCCTTCGCCCTGATCTTTCAGGTGCTGGCCACCGGCCCTGGCACAAACACCGTGGTAGTTAGTACACGGGGCCACACCTTTGTTTTTATGGCCTACTTGGTGCGGATCATCACCGCCTCGCTGCTGGTCAGCTACGTCACCTTGAACGTCGTGCGGCGCAACCAGGAATTGGCGAGCCGCAACATCCGCAGCCTCAACGATCTCGCCGGCCAGCGGGTTGCCGTGCGGCGTGGCACCGTCAGCGACGACCTACTGCAAAAACTCAACGACTCTGGCCTGCAGCCGCCGATTCAGCTGCGAGAGCTGGATCAGGTGATCCGCACCGACAGCCTGCTGGGGGCTGATGCCGTAGATGCGGTGCTCGCTGACGACATCCAGCTCGACTTTTTGCTGCAGCAACTGCCCCACAAGCGCTACGGGCTGACACTGCGCAACCTCAACCCCCAATCCCAGGCATTCGCCCTCTCACCAGGCATCAGCGAAGACCTGGAAACCCGGATCAATGAAGCGCTTGGCAGGCTCAAGCGCGACGGCGAAGTCACCCGGCTGCGGCAGCAGGCAATGAACAAGTCTTAA
- the psaK gene encoding photosystem I reaction center subunit PsaK — protein sequence MIAPLLALAPATITWSPKVALVMIVCNVIAIALGKATIQHQNVGLKLPSAGLFGGFSHGAMLGTLSLGHILGMGAILGLASRGVV from the coding sequence ATGATTGCTCCCCTCCTGGCCCTTGCCCCCGCCACCATCACCTGGTCACCCAAGGTGGCGTTGGTGATGATTGTCTGCAACGTGATTGCCATCGCCCTAGGCAAGGCCACGATCCAACATCAAAACGTTGGTCTGAAGCTGCCCAGCGCCGGCCTATTTGGCGGCTTCAGCCACGGCGCCATGCTCGGCACCTTGAGCCTCGGCCACATCCTCGGCATGGGCGCCATCCTTGGCCTGGCCTCCCGCGGCGTGGTCTGA
- a CDS encoding NAD(P)/FAD-dependent oxidoreductase: MLSEPEPYGCDVLVVGAGPSGAELARLLAQAGVDVLLVDRLKHLGQAAFSSAALPLETLDRFGIPAHVVAARWSGWQLVGPGEQRRLWSAEQPLGAVLDFGALRQWLADQAQAWGARLQLGVTAIGWHQDGPGVCTVVRDGAAGRRLLRSRWLVDASGEGRALIGEQATLADPLVAGLGVEWLLQVDPEQQRPWADRLSFFLGSDWVRQGYGWVFPMAPGQLKVGVCRLADPSRAQPALALELGALVQRCGLGQAEVLDRHGGRIRSTLRRHEPHRLDRLIGLGDAVSTANLLGGEGIRHALASARVLAPLLLKALAKPAGSAGLDQYPSLLRRELGWRWSLSGRLARRTWLGLADARADARLERLLAGLQTRRAEDLSALLFDYRFERYGLKALPYLLGWR, translated from the coding sequence TTGCTGTCTGAACCGGAGCCCTACGGCTGTGATGTGCTTGTGGTGGGTGCTGGCCCTTCGGGTGCTGAGCTAGCCCGCCTACTTGCCCAGGCTGGAGTTGATGTGCTGCTGGTGGATCGGCTTAAGCATTTGGGTCAAGCGGCTTTCAGTAGTGCGGCCCTGCCGCTTGAGACCCTTGATCGCTTTGGCATACCCGCTCACGTTGTGGCGGCGCGCTGGAGTGGCTGGCAGCTGGTGGGACCAGGCGAGCAGCGGCGGCTCTGGAGCGCGGAGCAACCCCTCGGCGCCGTGCTCGATTTTGGCGCCCTGCGCCAGTGGCTAGCTGACCAGGCCCAGGCCTGGGGCGCCCGCCTGCAGCTCGGCGTCACGGCCATTGGCTGGCATCAAGATGGCCCTGGCGTGTGCACCGTGGTGCGCGATGGCGCTGCTGGTCGCCGCCTGCTGCGCAGCCGCTGGCTGGTGGATGCCAGCGGCGAGGGCCGCGCCCTGATTGGCGAGCAGGCAACGCTGGCCGATCCGTTGGTGGCCGGCCTGGGGGTGGAGTGGTTGCTGCAGGTGGATCCCGAGCAGCAGCGGCCCTGGGCAGACCGGCTCAGCTTCTTCCTTGGCAGCGACTGGGTGCGGCAGGGTTACGGCTGGGTATTTCCGATGGCACCGGGCCAGCTCAAGGTGGGGGTGTGTCGCTTGGCCGATCCCAGCCGTGCCCAGCCAGCGCTGGCTCTAGAGCTGGGCGCCCTGGTGCAGCGCTGCGGCCTAGGCCAAGCCGAGGTGCTCGATCGCCATGGGGGACGCATTCGCAGCACGTTGCGGCGCCATGAACCACACCGGCTGGACAGGCTGATCGGCCTAGGTGACGCGGTGAGCACGGCCAACCTGCTGGGTGGTGAGGGCATCCGCCACGCCCTAGCCAGTGCCCGCGTGCTGGCACCGCTGCTGCTGAAGGCCCTGGCCAAGCCAGCAGGCTCTGCCGGCCTAGATCAATACCCGAGCCTGTTAAGGCGGGAGCTGGGCTGGCGCTGGAGCCTGAGTGGCCGCCTAGCTAGGCGCACCTGGCTAGGACTGGCTGATGCCAGGGCCGATGCTCGCCTGGAGCGCCTGCTGGCTGGCTTGCAAACCCGGCGGGCGGAGGATCTCTCCGCCCTGTTGTTTGACTACCGCTTTGAGCGCTACGGGCTTAAAGCGCTGCCCTACTTGCTGGGTTGGCGCTGA
- the dxs gene encoding 1-deoxy-D-xylulose-5-phosphate synthase, translated as MHLSELSHPNQLHGLSTAELEAIARQIRERHLEVVSTSGGHLGPGLGVVELTLALYQTLDLDHDKVVWDVGHQAYPHKLITGRYKDFDSLRQKNGVAGYLKRSESRFDHFGAGHASTSISAALGMALARDRRGEDFKCVAVIGDGALTGGMALEAINHAGHLPKTKLVVVLNDNDMSISPPVGALSTYLNRMRLSPPLQFLQGNAEEAIKHLPFLHGELPNELKTLKESMKRLAVPKVGAVFEELGFTYIGPIDGHDIAGMVRTFEQAHRTEGPVLVHVATTKGKGYAYAEADQVGYHAQSAFDLATGKAYPSSKPKPPSYSKVFGQTLVKLCEQDPTVVGITAAMATGTGLDLLEKAFPAQYFDVGIAEQHAVTMAAGMACEGLKPVVAIYSTFLQRAYDQLIHDVGIQNLPVTFVLDRAGIVGADGPTHQGQYDISYFRAVPNFTVMAPKDEAELQRMLVTSIHHSGPCALRIPRGEGEGVPLAEEGFEPLEIGRGELLTDGDDLLIVAYGAMVAPAMATAGLLQEKGIRAAVINARFLRPLDEALILPLAKRIGKVVTMEEGSLAGGFGAAVVETLSDHDVLVPVLRIGIPDVLVDHASPEQSKQSLGLTPPQMAERIITRFGAPLQSSIPAPAAPVAV; from the coding sequence ATGCATCTCAGCGAGCTGAGTCACCCGAATCAGCTGCACGGCCTCAGCACGGCAGAGCTTGAAGCCATTGCCCGACAGATTCGTGAGCGCCATCTGGAGGTGGTGAGCACCAGCGGCGGGCACCTGGGTCCCGGGCTGGGAGTGGTGGAGCTCACCCTCGCCCTCTATCAAACCCTCGATCTCGACCACGACAAAGTGGTGTGGGACGTGGGTCACCAGGCCTACCCCCACAAGTTGATAACTGGCCGCTACAAGGATTTCGACAGCCTGCGCCAGAAGAACGGGGTAGCTGGCTACCTCAAGCGCAGCGAGAGCCGCTTTGACCATTTCGGTGCCGGCCATGCCAGCACCTCGATCTCGGCGGCCCTTGGCATGGCCCTGGCCCGCGATCGCCGCGGTGAAGACTTCAAATGTGTAGCGGTGATCGGCGATGGCGCCCTCACCGGTGGCATGGCGCTGGAGGCGATCAACCACGCCGGCCACCTGCCGAAAACCAAGCTGGTCGTGGTGCTGAACGACAACGACATGTCGATCAGCCCGCCGGTGGGGGCCCTTTCCACCTATCTCAACCGCATGCGGCTGAGCCCACCCCTGCAATTTCTGCAGGGCAATGCCGAGGAGGCGATCAAGCACCTGCCCTTCCTGCACGGCGAGCTGCCCAACGAGCTCAAGACGCTCAAAGAGAGCATGAAGCGTTTGGCGGTGCCCAAGGTGGGTGCGGTGTTTGAGGAGCTGGGCTTCACTTACATCGGCCCAATCGATGGCCACGACATCGCCGGCATGGTGCGCACCTTTGAGCAGGCCCACCGCACCGAGGGGCCTGTGCTGGTGCATGTGGCCACCACCAAGGGCAAGGGCTACGCCTACGCCGAAGCAGATCAGGTGGGCTACCACGCCCAGAGCGCCTTTGATCTGGCCACTGGCAAGGCCTATCCCTCCAGTAAGCCCAAGCCACCCAGCTACAGCAAGGTGTTTGGCCAGACGCTGGTGAAGCTCTGCGAACAGGACCCCACCGTGGTGGGTATTACCGCTGCCATGGCCACCGGCACCGGCCTGGATCTGCTGGAGAAGGCTTTCCCGGCCCAGTATTTCGATGTGGGCATCGCCGAGCAGCACGCCGTCACCATGGCGGCTGGCATGGCCTGCGAGGGCCTCAAGCCGGTGGTAGCGATCTACAGCACCTTTCTACAGCGCGCCTACGACCAGTTGATTCACGACGTCGGCATTCAGAACCTGCCCGTCACCTTCGTGCTCGATCGGGCCGGCATAGTTGGCGCCGATGGCCCTACCCATCAGGGGCAATACGACATCAGCTACTTCCGCGCTGTCCCCAATTTCACGGTGATGGCGCCCAAGGATGAAGCTGAGCTGCAGCGCATGCTGGTGACCTCAATTCACCACAGTGGTCCCTGCGCCCTGCGCATTCCCCGCGGCGAAGGCGAGGGGGTTCCTTTGGCTGAAGAAGGTTTTGAACCCTTAGAGATCGGCCGGGGCGAGCTGCTCACCGACGGCGACGACCTGCTGATCGTGGCCTACGGCGCCATGGTGGCCCCGGCGATGGCTACGGCCGGACTGCTGCAAGAAAAAGGCATCCGCGCTGCGGTGATTAATGCCCGCTTCCTGCGGCCCCTGGATGAGGCCCTGATCCTGCCGCTGGCAAAGCGCATCGGCAAGGTGGTGACCATGGAAGAAGGCTCCTTGGCGGGTGGCTTCGGTGCCGCCGTGGTGGAAACCCTCAGCGACCACGACGTCCTGGTGCCCGTGTTGCGCATCGGCATCCCCGACGTGCTCGTGGACCATGCCAGCCCGGAGCAGAGCAAGCAGAGCTTGGGCCTCACCCCGCCCCAGATGGCGGAGCGGATCATCACCCGTTTTGGTGCTCCCCTTCAGAGCAGTATCCCTGCTCCGGCTGCGCCCGTTGCTGTCTGA